From Microbacterium invictum, the proteins below share one genomic window:
- the glnA gene encoding type I glutamate--ammonia ligase yields MFKDSSEVLKFIQDEDVKFLDIRFTDLPGVQQHFNIPASTVDEEFFTVGQLFDGSSIRGFANIHESDMQLIPDVTTAYLDPFRQAKTLIMLFDIYNPRNGEIYPKDPRQVAKKAEKYLASTGIADTAFFAPEAEFYIFDDVRYEVTANSSFYRVDSEEGAWNTGREEEGGNLGNKTPFKGGYFPVAPVDKTADLRDDISLRLIESGLHLERAHHEVGTGGQQEINYRFDTMVHSADDILKFKYIVKNTAEEWGKVATFMPKPLFGDNGSGMHTHQSLWLDGKPLFYDEKGYGGLSDIARWYIGGLLAHAPAVLAFTNPTLNSYHRLVKGYEAPVNLVYSAGNRSAAIRIPITGSNPKAKRIEFRAPDASGNPYLAFAAQLMAGLDGIKNRIEPHEPIDKDLYELPPEEAKNIPQVPNSLLDSLEALRADHEFLLAGGVFTPELIETWIEYKIENEITPLAARPHPFEYELYFGV; encoded by the coding sequence ATGTTCAAAGACTCATCCGAGGTGCTGAAATTCATCCAGGACGAGGACGTCAAGTTCCTCGACATCCGGTTCACGGACCTTCCCGGTGTGCAGCAGCACTTCAACATTCCGGCCTCGACCGTCGATGAGGAGTTCTTCACCGTCGGACAGCTCTTCGACGGTTCGTCGATCCGCGGCTTCGCGAACATCCACGAGTCCGACATGCAGCTCATCCCCGACGTCACCACGGCGTACCTGGACCCGTTCCGCCAGGCGAAGACGCTCATCATGCTCTTCGACATCTACAACCCGCGCAACGGCGAGATCTACCCGAAGGACCCCCGCCAGGTCGCCAAGAAGGCCGAGAAGTACCTCGCCTCGACCGGTATCGCCGACACGGCATTCTTCGCCCCCGAGGCCGAGTTCTACATCTTCGACGACGTCCGCTACGAGGTGACGGCCAACTCGAGCTTCTACCGCGTGGACTCCGAAGAAGGCGCGTGGAACACCGGCCGTGAGGAAGAGGGCGGAAACCTCGGCAACAAGACGCCGTTCAAGGGCGGCTACTTCCCGGTCGCCCCGGTCGACAAGACGGCCGACCTGCGCGACGACATCAGCCTGCGCCTGATCGAGTCGGGACTGCACCTCGAGCGCGCCCACCACGAAGTCGGCACCGGCGGCCAGCAGGAGATCAACTACCGCTTCGACACCATGGTGCACTCCGCCGACGACATCCTGAAGTTCAAGTACATCGTCAAGAACACCGCCGAGGAGTGGGGCAAGGTCGCGACCTTCATGCCCAAGCCGCTGTTCGGCGACAACGGCTCGGGCATGCACACCCACCAGTCGCTGTGGCTGGACGGCAAGCCGCTCTTCTACGACGAGAAGGGCTACGGCGGGCTGTCCGACATCGCGCGCTGGTACATCGGCGGTCTGCTGGCGCACGCGCCGGCCGTGCTCGCCTTCACCAACCCCACGCTCAACAGCTACCACCGTCTGGTGAAGGGCTACGAGGCGCCGGTCAACCTGGTGTACTCGGCAGGCAACCGCTCGGCGGCCATCCGCATCCCGATCACCGGCTCGAACCCGAAGGCCAAGCGCATCGAGTTCCGCGCCCCCGACGCCTCGGGCAACCCGTATCTGGCCTTCGCCGCGCAGCTGATGGCGGGCCTGGACGGCATCAAGAACCGCATCGAGCCGCACGAGCCGATCGACAAGGACCTCTACGAGCTGCCGCCCGAGGAGGCCAAGAACATCCCGCAGGTGCCCAACTCGCTGCTCGACTCGCTCGAGGCGCTGCGCGCAGACCACGAGTTCCTGCTGGCCGGTGGCGTGTTCACGCCCGAGCTGATCGAGACCTGGATCGAGTACAAGATCGAGAACGAGATCACCCCGCTCGCGGCACGCCCGCACCCGTTCGAGTACGAGCTGTACTTCGGGGTCTGA
- a CDS encoding bifunctional [glutamine synthetase] adenylyltransferase/[glutamine synthetase]-adenylyl-L-tyrosine phosphorylase, translating into MSSRERSSALTALARAGFSELQSADAALTELTDLIGLPRDLVAGEASRAADPDGAAAALVRIARRDPDAVGAALHAAPRPLWLLLGASEGFADFYLRHPEELADLSARQAALPSAAQLRAELLAAVGADDEGFAASGDESAWVSLRVRYRRLLARIAAFDLGAGSATEVLPAVAAALADAAGAALEASLSVARTRISSGRAGPGLFPHEQVAATQLAVIGMGKAGARELNYVSDVDVIFVGGADDESLASIGESRVIDIATRLAVQTMHGISGIEIEPPLWEVDANLRPEGKQGALVRTLESHVSYYDRWAQSWEFQALLKARPLAGDLDLGAAYLAAVQPKVWTSAARENFVDSVQRMRERVTDHIPPGEVDYQLKLGPGGIRDIEFTVQLLQLVHGLSDAAVRRPGTLEALDELVAEGYIGRADAATFGQDYRVLRVLEHRLQLRALRRTHLMPADDDGRRVLARASGLAESGEAVWKLWESVKREVRDIHVRLFYRPLLSAVAALPSEERTLAPEHAHDRLAAIGFRNPAGALRHIGALTSGISRKVTIQRHLLPVMIRWFADGTDPDEGLLAFRRISERLGDTPWFLRVLRDSSGAAERLTRVLSSSRYIGELMEWIPESVAWLDSPESLRPRSAAALDEEARAIQTRHSSIDSAMRAVRALRRRELLRLALGCVIGTVTIDDLGPGLTDISQVTIQATLRAVQREVVPDDAQDLDFSVIAMGRFGGAELGFGSDADVMYVYEANGLDPQRAQELSLRLVAGLRTHSEDHRVPFDLDPDLRPEGRNGPLVRSLESYEAYYRRWSLSWEAQALLRARGVAGSVTLIQRFTSLADGLRYPAAVKQLDLREIRRIKARVENERLPQGQDPSRHLKLGPGGLSDVEWLVQLLQLEHGHAVAGLRTTSTLGALEAAREAGLVPDAAAERLTDAWRLASRLRSANTLLSGQTSDVLPTDRTKLDGIGRLLEYPPRSASLVEEDWLRTARRARRVFEQHFYG; encoded by the coding sequence ATGTCGTCCCGCGAGCGATCCTCCGCGCTCACCGCGCTCGCGCGCGCCGGTTTCAGCGAGCTGCAGTCTGCCGATGCGGCCCTGACCGAGCTCACCGACCTCATCGGACTGCCCCGGGATCTCGTCGCCGGAGAGGCGAGCCGCGCCGCGGATCCTGATGGCGCCGCAGCCGCGCTGGTGAGGATCGCCCGCCGTGATCCGGATGCCGTGGGGGCAGCACTGCACGCCGCTCCGCGTCCCCTCTGGCTCCTGCTCGGCGCCTCCGAAGGGTTCGCCGACTTCTACCTCCGCCATCCCGAAGAGCTCGCGGACCTGTCCGCACGCCAGGCGGCGCTCCCGTCGGCCGCGCAGCTGCGCGCCGAGCTGCTGGCCGCCGTCGGCGCCGACGACGAAGGGTTCGCCGCATCCGGTGACGAGTCCGCATGGGTCTCCCTCCGCGTACGGTACCGCCGCCTGCTCGCTCGCATCGCCGCGTTCGACCTGGGCGCCGGCAGCGCAACCGAGGTGCTGCCCGCCGTCGCCGCCGCCCTCGCGGATGCCGCCGGCGCGGCACTCGAGGCATCGCTGTCCGTCGCGCGCACGCGCATCTCGTCGGGGCGCGCCGGTCCCGGGCTGTTCCCCCACGAGCAGGTCGCGGCGACGCAGCTGGCCGTCATCGGGATGGGCAAAGCCGGCGCACGCGAGCTGAACTACGTCAGCGACGTCGACGTGATCTTCGTCGGGGGAGCGGACGACGAGTCCCTGGCATCCATCGGCGAAAGCCGTGTCATCGACATCGCCACCCGCCTCGCGGTGCAGACGATGCACGGGATCAGCGGGATCGAGATCGAACCGCCGCTGTGGGAGGTGGATGCAAATCTCCGCCCCGAAGGCAAGCAGGGCGCCCTGGTGCGCACCCTGGAATCGCATGTCTCCTACTACGACCGCTGGGCGCAGAGCTGGGAGTTCCAGGCCCTGCTGAAGGCTCGGCCGCTCGCGGGGGACCTCGACCTCGGCGCGGCGTATCTGGCCGCCGTGCAGCCGAAGGTGTGGACCAGCGCCGCGCGCGAGAACTTCGTCGACAGTGTGCAGCGGATGCGCGAGCGGGTCACCGACCATATTCCCCCGGGCGAGGTCGACTACCAGCTCAAGCTCGGGCCGGGCGGCATCCGCGACATCGAGTTCACGGTGCAGCTGCTGCAGCTCGTGCACGGGCTGTCCGATGCCGCGGTGCGCCGGCCCGGAACCCTCGAGGCGCTCGACGAGCTCGTCGCCGAGGGGTACATCGGGCGCGCCGATGCGGCCACGTTCGGCCAGGACTACCGCGTGCTGCGCGTGCTCGAGCACCGGCTGCAGCTGCGGGCGCTGCGTCGCACGCACCTGATGCCCGCCGACGACGACGGCAGGCGCGTGCTCGCGCGCGCGTCGGGGCTCGCGGAGTCGGGTGAGGCGGTGTGGAAGCTGTGGGAGTCGGTCAAGCGCGAAGTCCGCGACATCCACGTGCGACTGTTCTACCGGCCGCTGCTGTCGGCGGTGGCCGCGCTGCCCAGCGAGGAGCGCACGCTCGCCCCCGAGCACGCGCACGACCGGCTGGCCGCCATCGGCTTCCGCAACCCGGCGGGCGCCCTGCGCCACATCGGCGCGCTCACGAGCGGGATCAGCCGCAAGGTCACCATCCAGCGCCACCTGCTGCCGGTCATGATCCGCTGGTTCGCCGACGGCACCGACCCCGACGAGGGACTGCTCGCATTCCGGCGCATCAGCGAGCGGCTCGGCGACACCCCGTGGTTCCTGCGGGTGCTGCGCGATTCGTCCGGTGCCGCCGAACGGCTCACCCGGGTGCTGTCGAGCTCGCGCTACATCGGCGAGCTGATGGAGTGGATTCCCGAGTCGGTCGCCTGGCTCGACTCTCCCGAGTCGCTGCGTCCCCGGTCGGCCGCCGCGCTCGACGAGGAGGCCCGGGCGATCCAGACGCGGCACTCATCCATCGACTCGGCGATGCGCGCCGTGCGCGCGCTCCGCCGACGCGAACTGCTGCGTCTCGCCCTCGGCTGCGTGATCGGCACCGTGACGATCGACGATCTCGGGCCCGGCCTGACCGACATCAGCCAGGTGACGATCCAGGCGACTCTCCGCGCCGTGCAGCGCGAAGTGGTCCCCGACGATGCGCAGGACCTCGACTTCAGCGTCATCGCGATGGGCCGCTTCGGCGGCGCCGAGCTCGGCTTCGGATCGGATGCCGACGTCATGTACGTGTACGAGGCGAACGGCCTCGATCCGCAGCGCGCGCAAGAGCTCTCGCTGCGACTGGTCGCGGGTCTGCGCACGCACTCCGAAGACCACCGCGTGCCGTTCGACCTCGACCCCGACCTCCGGCCCGAGGGACGCAACGGCCCACTGGTCCGATCGCTCGAGTCGTACGAGGCGTACTACCGCCGCTGGTCGCTCTCGTGGGAAGCGCAGGCGCTCCTGCGCGCCCGGGGCGTGGCGGGCAGCGTCACCCTGATCCAGCGGTTCACCTCGCTTGCCGACGGCCTGCGCTATCCGGCCGCGGTGAAGCAACTGGATCTCCGCGAGATCCGGCGGATCAAGGCCCGGGTCGAGAACGAACGGCTGCCCCAGGGTCAGGATCCGAGCCGCCACCTCAAGCTGGGTCCGGGCGGCCTCAGCGACGTCGAGTGGCTCGTGCAGCTGCTGCAGCTCGAGCACGGTCATGCGGTGGCAGGCCTGCGCACCACGTCCACGCTGGGAGCGCTCGAGGCCGCGCGTGAGGCGGGACTGGTTCCGGATGCCGCGGCCGAGCGTCTCACCGACGCGTGGCGTCTGGCATCCCGCCTGCGATCGGCGAACACCCTGCTGTCGGGTCAGACGAGCGACGTCCTGCCCACCGACCGGACGAAGCTCGACGGCATCGGCCGGCTGCTCGAGTACCCGCCGCGCTCCGCCTCCCTCGTGGAGGAGGACTGGCTGCGGACCGCCCGTCGTGCCCGCCGCGTGTTCGAGCAGCACTTCTACGGCTGA
- the sucB gene encoding 2-oxoglutarate dehydrogenase, E2 component, dihydrolipoamide succinyltransferase, producing MSTSVVLPALGESVTEGTVTRWLKKVGDTVQADEGLLEISTDKVDTEIPSPVSGVLEAILVQEDETVEVGAVLAEIGDGSSAPASDAPAAEQPAAAEQAAPAEPDPAAPAEPADQAAQAPAAPEPAAEAAPAAAPAGDAKDVVLPELGESVTEGTVTRWLKQVGDSVETDEPLLEISTDKVDTEIPSPFSGTLQEIVVAEDETVEVGAVLARIGSGAAAPAEAPAPAPEAPAPAAPAPDAPAAAAPAPAAPAPAAAAPAAPAPAAPAAAAPATPPAPTMPSLSEDDSVTYVTPLVRRLAQQQGVDLASVTGTGVGGRIRKEDVLKAAEQAKAPAAAAPAAAPATPKLEVSPLRGTTQPMSRLRKVLAERAVASMQQTAQLTTVVEVDVTKVAAFRDKTKGVFLEKTGDKLSFLPFFALAAAEALQAYPVINSTVDGTDIVYPASENLSIAVDTERGLLTPVLRDAADKNLAQIAHEIADLAARTRDNKLKPDELAGGTFTLTNTGSRGALFDTPVVFLPQTAILGTGTVVKRPGIVSVDGKDAIAVRSYVYLALSYDHRIVDGADAARFLGAMKARLEAAEFEGDLGI from the coding sequence ATGAGCACATCCGTGGTCCTCCCCGCGCTCGGCGAGAGCGTCACCGAGGGTACGGTCACCCGCTGGCTCAAGAAGGTCGGTGACACCGTCCAGGCCGACGAGGGACTGCTGGAGATCTCGACCGACAAGGTCGACACCGAGATCCCCTCACCCGTGAGCGGCGTGCTCGAGGCGATCCTGGTGCAGGAGGACGAGACCGTGGAGGTCGGCGCCGTCCTGGCCGAGATCGGCGACGGCTCGAGCGCACCGGCATCAGACGCCCCCGCCGCCGAGCAGCCCGCCGCCGCGGAGCAGGCCGCCCCGGCCGAGCCCGACCCTGCGGCGCCTGCTGAGCCTGCCGATCAGGCAGCTCAGGCGCCGGCCGCTCCCGAGCCCGCTGCAGAGGCTGCTCCGGCGGCCGCGCCGGCCGGAGACGCGAAGGACGTCGTGCTCCCCGAGCTCGGCGAGAGCGTGACCGAGGGCACCGTCACGCGCTGGCTGAAGCAGGTCGGCGACAGCGTCGAGACCGACGAGCCGCTGCTGGAGATCTCGACCGACAAGGTCGACACCGAGATCCCCTCGCCGTTCTCCGGGACGCTCCAGGAGATCGTCGTCGCCGAGGACGAGACCGTCGAGGTCGGCGCCGTGCTCGCGCGCATCGGCTCCGGTGCCGCCGCGCCCGCCGAGGCGCCCGCTCCCGCGCCCGAAGCGCCTGCGCCGGCTGCCCCGGCACCGGACGCTCCGGCTGCCGCTGCTCCCGCACCCGCTGCTCCCGCGCCGGCTGCTGCCGCACCGGCTGCTCCCGCACCGGCTGCTCCGGCAGCCGCTGCGCCGGCGACGCCTCCCGCGCCGACGATGCCTTCGCTCTCCGAAGACGACAGCGTCACCTACGTCACACCGCTCGTGCGACGCCTGGCGCAGCAGCAGGGAGTCGACCTGGCGTCGGTCACCGGCACCGGCGTCGGCGGCCGCATCCGCAAGGAGGACGTCCTGAAGGCGGCCGAGCAGGCGAAGGCTCCCGCCGCGGCTGCGCCCGCGGCGGCACCGGCCACCCCGAAGCTCGAGGTGTCGCCGCTGCGCGGCACGACCCAGCCGATGTCGCGTCTGCGCAAGGTCCTCGCCGAGCGCGCCGTCGCCTCGATGCAGCAGACCGCGCAGCTGACGACGGTCGTGGAGGTCGACGTCACGAAGGTCGCCGCGTTCCGCGACAAGACGAAGGGCGTCTTCCTCGAGAAGACGGGCGACAAGCTGTCGTTCCTGCCGTTCTTCGCGCTGGCCGCAGCCGAGGCGCTGCAGGCGTACCCCGTCATCAACTCCACGGTCGACGGCACCGACATCGTCTACCCCGCCAGCGAGAACCTCTCGATCGCGGTCGACACCGAGCGGGGCCTGCTCACGCCCGTGCTGCGTGACGCCGCCGACAAGAACCTCGCGCAGATCGCCCACGAGATCGCCGATCTCGCGGCACGCACGCGGGACAACAAGCTCAAGCCCGACGAGCTGGCCGGTGGCACGTTCACGCTGACCAACACCGGTTCGCGCGGCGCGCTGTTCGACACGCCCGTCGTGTTCCTGCCGCAGACCGCGATCCTCGGCACGGGCACGGTCGTCAAGCGTCCCGGCATCGTCTCGGTCGACGGAAAGGACGCGATCGCGGTCCGTTCCTACGTCTACCTGGCGCTGTCCTACGACCACCGCATCGTCGACGGTGCCGACGCCGCCCGCTTCCTCGGCGCCATGAAGGCGCGCCTCGAGGCCGCGGAGTTCGAGGGCGACCTCGGCATCTGA
- the lpdA gene encoding dihydrolipoyl dehydrogenase, which produces MTEHTADVVVLGGGSGGYAAALRAAELGKSVILIEKDKLGGTCLHRGCIPTKALLHAAEVADHVRTAASVGVTATLSGIDPAGVTAYRDGIVAKKHKGLQGLIAARGIEVVAGEGRLTAGRAVAVGDDLYRGTDVILATGSYSRTLPGLQIGGRVLTSEGALALDVIPEHVIILGGGVIGVEFASVWRSFGAEVTIVEALDHLVPNEDIAVSKALERAFRKRGIAARLGARFAAVTQTDAGVAVSLEDGTSLDADYLLVAVGRGPASTGLGFEEAGVTLDRGFVTVDERLRTTADHVWAVGDIVPGLQLAHRGFAQGIFVAEQLAGLSPVAVPESTIPRVTYSSPEVASVGLTEAQAREVHGEAVVAYEYNLAGNGKSEIIGTAGIVKVVRQQDGPILGVHLVGDRVGELITEGQLAVGWEAHPDDLAPFIHAHPTQSEALGEAFLALAGKPLHAL; this is translated from the coding sequence GTGACCGAGCACACCGCCGACGTCGTGGTCCTGGGGGGTGGCAGCGGCGGCTACGCGGCCGCACTGCGTGCCGCCGAACTGGGCAAGAGCGTGATCCTCATCGAGAAGGACAAGCTGGGTGGCACGTGCCTGCACCGCGGCTGCATCCCCACCAAGGCGCTGCTGCACGCCGCAGAGGTGGCCGACCATGTCCGCACCGCGGCGAGCGTCGGGGTCACCGCCACCCTGAGCGGCATCGATCCGGCCGGCGTCACGGCGTATCGCGACGGCATCGTCGCCAAGAAGCACAAGGGCCTGCAGGGGCTCATCGCCGCGCGCGGCATCGAGGTGGTCGCCGGTGAGGGCCGGCTCACCGCCGGCCGCGCGGTCGCCGTCGGCGACGACCTCTACCGGGGCACCGACGTGATTCTGGCCACCGGTTCGTACAGTCGCACGCTGCCGGGTCTCCAGATCGGCGGACGCGTTCTCACCAGCGAGGGCGCGCTCGCGCTGGACGTGATCCCCGAGCACGTCATCATCCTCGGCGGCGGGGTCATCGGCGTGGAGTTCGCGAGCGTGTGGCGCTCGTTCGGCGCCGAGGTGACGATCGTGGAGGCACTGGACCACCTCGTGCCGAACGAGGACATCGCCGTCAGCAAGGCGCTCGAGCGTGCCTTCCGCAAGCGCGGCATCGCGGCGCGCCTCGGCGCCCGCTTCGCTGCTGTGACGCAGACGGATGCCGGGGTCGCCGTCTCGCTGGAGGACGGCACGAGCCTCGACGCCGACTACCTGCTCGTGGCGGTCGGCCGTGGTCCGGCATCCACTGGTCTCGGCTTCGAAGAAGCGGGTGTCACCCTCGACCGGGGCTTCGTGACCGTGGACGAGCGGCTGCGGACCACCGCAGACCATGTCTGGGCCGTCGGCGACATCGTGCCGGGCCTGCAGCTCGCCCACCGCGGGTTCGCGCAGGGCATCTTCGTCGCCGAGCAGCTCGCCGGGCTGTCGCCGGTCGCGGTGCCGGAGAGCACCATCCCGCGAGTGACGTACTCGAGCCCCGAAGTCGCCTCGGTGGGGCTGACCGAGGCGCAGGCGCGCGAGGTCCACGGTGAGGCCGTCGTCGCGTATGAGTACAACCTCGCCGGCAACGGCAAGAGCGAGATCATCGGCACCGCCGGCATCGTGAAGGTCGTGCGCCAGCAGGACGGACCGATCCTCGGCGTCCATCTCGTGGGTGATCGGGTCGGCGAGCTGATCACCGAAGGCCAGCTCGCGGTCGGGTGGGAAGCGCACCCGGACGACCTTGCGCCGTTCATCCACGCCCATCCCACGCAGAGCGAAGCCCTGGGCGAGGCATTCCTCGCGCTTGCGGGCAAGCCGCTCCACGCACTCTGA
- a CDS encoding leucyl aminopeptidase → MPFPVLSFSSVPLLDAEADALVLALPPVDAEASFLTDWPGLAASLQAIGFTGAPGSPVRVFAPEATDKPLIVVGTGADADAAAVRDAVGTALRATTGFETLAVAAPAAPAELWRAAAEGAVLGGYRFSGYKKDAGAQRATAVVIHAGIDVTDADVAAVTAVGDAVALVKDLVNTPAEWLGPADFADRATESVADLPIEVDVLDEAALAEQGFGGILGVGQGSDRPPRLIRLDYAPAGAARHVALVGKGITFDTGGLSLKPPASMVGMKYDMAGAATVLAVVRAAAALELPVHVSAWLCVADNMPSGRATRPGDVLRMFDGTTVEVLNTDAEGRLVLADGLAAASRTRPDVLVDVATLTGAITVALGTRHTGVMGDDGAVAAYLEAAERAGELAWQLPLPAHMAEELDSPIADMQNAKIGDPAGGSLFAGLFLQRFVGPAGDDDATRIPWVHLDIAGTGMLKGAGYGATDKGPTAATVRSLIEFVGGVA, encoded by the coding sequence ATGCCGTTTCCCGTGCTCTCGTTCTCCTCCGTACCCCTCCTCGATGCCGAAGCCGACGCGCTGGTGCTCGCACTGCCCCCGGTCGACGCCGAGGCGTCGTTCCTGACTGACTGGCCCGGACTTGCGGCATCGCTGCAGGCCATCGGGTTCACCGGTGCCCCCGGCAGCCCGGTGCGCGTCTTCGCCCCGGAGGCGACCGACAAGCCGCTCATCGTGGTCGGCACCGGTGCGGACGCGGATGCCGCAGCCGTGCGCGACGCGGTCGGCACGGCATTGCGTGCGACCACCGGCTTCGAGACACTCGCCGTCGCCGCCCCCGCGGCACCCGCCGAGCTCTGGCGCGCCGCCGCCGAAGGCGCGGTTCTGGGCGGATACCGATTCTCCGGATACAAGAAGGATGCCGGGGCGCAGCGCGCCACCGCGGTGGTCATCCACGCAGGGATCGACGTGACCGACGCGGATGTTGCCGCAGTGACGGCTGTCGGCGATGCCGTCGCGCTCGTCAAGGACCTCGTGAACACCCCCGCCGAGTGGCTGGGGCCCGCCGACTTCGCCGACCGGGCGACCGAATCGGTCGCCGATCTGCCCATCGAGGTCGACGTCCTCGACGAGGCGGCGCTGGCCGAGCAGGGCTTCGGGGGCATCCTCGGCGTCGGCCAGGGATCGGACCGTCCGCCGAGGCTGATCCGCCTCGACTATGCACCCGCCGGCGCCGCCCGGCACGTCGCCCTCGTGGGCAAGGGCATCACCTTCGACACGGGCGGACTGTCGCTCAAGCCACCGGCGTCGATGGTCGGCATGAAGTACGACATGGCCGGCGCGGCCACGGTGCTGGCCGTCGTGCGCGCCGCCGCCGCCCTGGAACTGCCCGTCCATGTCAGTGCGTGGCTGTGCGTGGCCGACAACATGCCGTCGGGGCGCGCCACCCGGCCGGGCGATGTGCTGCGGATGTTCGACGGGACCACCGTGGAAGTCCTCAACACCGATGCCGAGGGCCGGCTCGTGCTGGCCGATGGGCTGGCTGCGGCCAGCCGCACCCGCCCGGATGTGCTCGTCGACGTGGCGACCCTGACCGGGGCGATCACGGTGGCATTGGGCACGCGGCATACCGGCGTGATGGGCGACGACGGCGCGGTCGCCGCATACCTCGAGGCGGCCGAGCGTGCGGGCGAGCTCGCCTGGCAGCTGCCCCTGCCCGCTCATATGGCGGAAGAGCTCGACTCGCCCATCGCCGACATGCAGAACGCGAAGATCGGGGACCCGGCCGGCGGCTCGCTGTTCGCCGGCCTCTTCCTGCAGCGCTTCGTCGGACCAGCCGGCGACGATGACGCGACACGGATCCCGTGGGTCCATCTCGACATCGCCGGGACGGGCATGCTGAAGGGAGCGGGCTACGGGGCGACTGACAAGGGCCCCACCGCAGCCACCGTCCGATCGCTCATCGAATTCGTAGGAGGAGTCGCGTGA
- a CDS encoding RDD family protein, producing the protein MPDPTTENTYPGERLGRPATGSGSVARFGRRIVALIIDYTAAGVIATAFFGYDQFALPAEAGLSMFSPLVVFAILQVLFIPTIGGSPGHRIVGLRLVLLGGGWAGLWRPIVRTLLLLVVIPALIWDADQRGLHDKAAGTILIRA; encoded by the coding sequence GTGCCAGATCCCACGACCGAGAACACCTATCCCGGCGAACGACTCGGCCGTCCGGCCACCGGATCGGGCAGTGTCGCGCGCTTCGGGCGCCGCATCGTCGCACTCATCATCGACTACACCGCCGCCGGCGTCATCGCCACCGCGTTCTTCGGCTACGACCAGTTCGCGCTGCCTGCCGAGGCCGGTCTCAGCATGTTCTCGCCGCTGGTGGTCTTCGCGATCCTGCAGGTGCTGTTCATCCCCACGATCGGCGGCAGCCCGGGTCATCGCATCGTCGGCCTCCGCCTCGTCCTGCTCGGCGGAGGATGGGCGGGGCTGTGGCGGCCGATCGTGCGGACACTGCTGCTGCTGGTGGTGATCCCGGCTCTGATCTGGGATGCCGATCAGCGGGGCCTCCACGACAAAGCCGCCGGCACGATCCTCATCCGCGCCTGA
- a CDS encoding DUF4191 domain-containing protein: MASRSSAPEKRPGFFSQLRSLFTFTKDQYPWLPWVLIGILVLGAGLGVLIGFLIPPIAIWSVILWAVTGLMFGLLGAMITLTRLSTRAMYKKIDGMPGASGHVLSTSLGRKWVASDMPVGINPKTQDAVYRAIGRGGVVIVAEGSRGRMTRLVNDERLKVQRVAAGVPVEVIYVGHGDDEVPIGKLASTIKALPKKLDRGTLAAVVKRVDSVSQSVTSLPIPKGIDPMKARAPRPR, translated from the coding sequence ATGGCATCCCGCAGTTCCGCGCCCGAGAAGCGTCCCGGCTTCTTCTCGCAACTCCGCTCCCTGTTCACCTTCACGAAGGACCAGTACCCGTGGCTGCCGTGGGTGCTGATCGGGATCCTCGTGCTCGGCGCCGGACTCGGTGTCCTCATCGGCTTCCTGATCCCGCCGATCGCCATCTGGAGCGTCATCCTCTGGGCAGTCACGGGCCTCATGTTCGGCCTGCTCGGCGCGATGATCACCCTCACGCGCCTCTCAACCCGCGCGATGTACAAGAAGATCGACGGGATGCCGGGGGCGTCCGGCCACGTGCTGTCGACCTCGCTGGGCCGCAAGTGGGTCGCCTCGGACATGCCCGTGGGCATCAACCCCAAAACGCAGGATGCCGTCTACCGCGCGATCGGCCGCGGCGGCGTCGTGATCGTCGCCGAGGGCTCGCGCGGGCGCATGACGCGTCTCGTGAACGACGAGCGCCTCAAAGTGCAGCGCGTCGCGGCGGGTGTTCCTGTCGAGGTCATCTACGTCGGTCACGGCGATGACGAGGTGCCCATCGGCAAGCTCGCCTCGACCATCAAGGCACTGCCGAAGAAGCTCGACCGCGGCACGCTCGCCGCCGTCGTCAAGCGCGTCGACTCGGTGTCGCAGTCGGTGACGTCGCTGCCGATCCCCAAGGGCATCGACCCCATGAAGGCGCGCGCACCGCGCCCGCGCTGA